A genome region from Aurantiacibacter sp. MUD61 includes the following:
- a CDS encoding phage major capsid protein — MKTAKLIELERQRGDLMREAREALHAIKDNTDPKRSSELERAHDEVMCRYDILNLDIEEERLNATDAQEREARRPGGNGTAPGIDDGAARSFDGGAEWRDDKGNPVKVLSRNEKLSSRSDGLSVGDLVRAKITGARNEEEKRALAEGTDSAGGFTVPTPLAENFIDRMRARSVAVQAGAMTVPMTSETLAIARLASDPDVAWRAENAAIAEGDPTFERVTFTAKTLAGKIKLSRELAEDSINVGAMIEQAFAGTMAKELDYAAIWGDGTGNAPTGVFNTTGVNAVAMATNGAALADYDKPLDALFEIKNSNAADPTAMIMNPRTEIALAKLKDADGNPLTVPNAIARIPLLSTTGAPVDETQGTASNASSIVMGDYTQLMLGMRHQLEIRVFDQTLAETGQLLVVAWLRADVQLAQPKAFAKLTGITPA, encoded by the coding sequence ATGAAAACCGCAAAACTTATCGAACTTGAACGCCAGCGCGGCGACCTGATGCGTGAGGCCCGCGAAGCCTTGCACGCAATCAAAGACAACACGGACCCAAAGCGATCGAGCGAGCTGGAGCGCGCTCACGATGAAGTCATGTGTCGATACGACATTCTCAATCTCGACATTGAAGAAGAGCGGCTCAACGCAACCGACGCGCAAGAGCGTGAAGCGCGCCGCCCTGGCGGCAATGGCACAGCGCCTGGAATCGACGATGGCGCAGCCCGCAGCTTCGATGGTGGTGCAGAATGGCGCGATGACAAGGGCAATCCTGTCAAAGTGCTTTCGCGCAATGAAAAGCTTTCCAGCCGCTCCGATGGTCTGAGCGTTGGCGATCTTGTTCGCGCAAAAATTACAGGCGCGCGGAACGAAGAAGAAAAGCGCGCGCTTGCCGAGGGCACGGATAGCGCTGGCGGCTTCACTGTGCCGACCCCGCTTGCCGAGAACTTCATCGACCGGATGCGGGCGCGTTCTGTAGCCGTGCAGGCGGGCGCAATGACTGTGCCCATGACAAGCGAGACTTTGGCTATCGCTCGCCTTGCCAGCGATCCCGATGTTGCGTGGCGCGCTGAGAACGCGGCCATTGCCGAGGGCGATCCTACCTTCGAGCGCGTTACCTTCACAGCCAAGACACTGGCAGGCAAGATCAAGCTATCGCGCGAACTGGCAGAGGATTCGATTAACGTAGGCGCGATGATCGAGCAGGCATTTGCCGGCACGATGGCGAAAGAGCTGGATTATGCTGCAATCTGGGGTGACGGGACCGGCAACGCGCCGACCGGCGTGTTCAATACCACTGGCGTGAACGCAGTTGCGATGGCGACGAATGGCGCAGCACTTGCCGACTATGACAAGCCGCTCGATGCGCTTTTCGAGATCAAGAATAGCAACGCAGCCGACCCTACCGCGATGATTATGAACCCGCGCACTGAGATTGCGTTGGCGAAGCTGAAAGATGCGGATGGCAACCCGCTGACGGTGCCGAATGCCATTGCGCGCATTCCCTTGCTTTCGACGACGGGCGCGCCCGTGGATGAGACGCAGGGCACAGCGTCGAACGCAAGCTCGATTGTGATGGGTGACTACACCCAGCTTATGCTTGGAATGCGCCACCAGCTCGAAATTCGGGTCTTCGACCAGACGCTTGCCGAAACTGGCCAGCTTTTGGTTGTCGC
- a CDS encoding AAA family ATPase gives MNAQQSIKQFDQELAKPTGARFDDGETLPIFDMARLNGPPPPPRDWVLEGLIPEGEITLFTGPGGAGKSLFAQQLATCVAARKPMLGAATGRLQDIGNFVLYVTCEDDDDELHRRQRKINQAIGAPDLSENLLLSSIRGQQANELATFNHDGTLEIADTFKLLSRTIGRAGVQFVILDNVAHLFAGNENDRGQVTRFVNLLYKLVQTYRVTILLIGHPNKSGDNYSGSTAWLNAVRSQIHIDRVQDEHGNCLDPDARTLALAKANYSRLGKSVEFRWHDFAFVRDEDLPPDAARELAEAAKANGENAAYLRCLAAATERKRAVSENTGTNYFAAVFCKMPEGKGYGKEAFKRAHERLLAIGAIELDAKLWQRENRAWKYGIRAVESPAEKCTDHPHQPPALTATDQGEKAARTDHLYTTYITGAAPDEPPAPETGICPACGDAGCDRCKQ, from the coding sequence ATGAACGCGCAACAATCAATCAAACAATTCGATCAAGAACTGGCGAAGCCGACCGGTGCACGTTTCGATGACGGCGAGACGCTGCCCATATTCGACATGGCCCGCCTGAACGGTCCACCTCCGCCGCCGCGCGATTGGGTGCTGGAAGGGCTTATTCCGGAAGGCGAAATAACTCTATTCACCGGCCCCGGCGGCGCTGGCAAAAGCCTATTCGCGCAACAACTGGCGACTTGCGTTGCCGCCCGGAAACCAATGTTGGGGGCAGCAACTGGCAGGTTGCAAGATATTGGCAACTTCGTGCTCTACGTTACCTGCGAGGATGACGACGACGAATTGCACCGTCGGCAGCGCAAAATCAATCAGGCCATCGGCGCGCCCGATCTGAGCGAAAATCTTTTGCTTTCCAGCATTCGCGGGCAGCAAGCCAACGAACTTGCGACGTTCAACCACGACGGCACTCTGGAGATCGCAGATACGTTTAAGCTGCTATCCCGGACCATCGGCAGGGCTGGTGTGCAATTCGTCATCCTCGACAATGTGGCGCACCTGTTCGCCGGGAATGAAAATGACCGAGGGCAAGTCACCCGCTTCGTCAATCTCCTCTATAAACTGGTCCAGACCTACAGGGTTACGATCCTGCTAATCGGGCACCCGAACAAGAGCGGAGACAATTACAGCGGATCTACGGCTTGGCTGAATGCGGTTCGCTCGCAAATCCACATCGACAGGGTGCAGGATGAACATGGGAACTGTCTCGACCCCGATGCCCGCACACTGGCCTTGGCGAAAGCGAACTACTCACGATTGGGCAAGAGCGTCGAATTCCGCTGGCACGACTTCGCATTTGTGAGGGATGAAGACCTGCCGCCGGATGCCGCAAGGGAACTGGCGGAGGCAGCTAAGGCAAATGGCGAGAACGCGGCCTACCTGCGCTGCCTTGCAGCGGCGACAGAACGCAAAAGGGCCGTGTCGGAAAACACCGGCACTAACTATTTTGCTGCCGTTTTCTGCAAAATGCCGGAAGGCAAGGGCTATGGCAAAGAAGCCTTCAAGCGCGCCCACGAAAGGCTTTTGGCCATTGGTGCGATCGAACTGGATGCTAAGCTGTGGCAGCGTGAAAACCGCGCGTGGAAATACGGCATTCGAGCAGTCGAAAGCCCTGCCGAAAAGTGCACCGACCACCCGCACCAACCACCTGCACTGACCGCCACCGACCAAGGCGAAAAGGCCGCACGCACCGACCACCTATATACTACGTATATAACGGGCGCGGCTCCTGATGAGCCGCCCGCGCCCGAAACTGGAATTTGCCCTGCTTGCGGAGACGCTGGCTGTGACCGGTGCAAGCAATGA
- a CDS encoding helix-turn-helix transcriptional regulator → MTTFLRLPTVLERVPYSRSTVYAMIAEGRFPKPVKLGGPEGRAVAWDAAEIEEWTEARLAERESA, encoded by the coding sequence ATGACAACTTTTCTCCGACTTCCGACCGTTTTGGAGCGCGTGCCATACTCGCGATCTACGGTTTACGCGATGATTGCTGAGGGGCGTTTCCCAAAGCCAGTGAAGCTAGGCGGACCCGAAGGCCGCGCAGTGGCATGGGATGCAGCCGAAATTGAAGAGTGGACCGAGGCCCGCTTGGCTGAAAGAGAGTCTGCTTAA
- a CDS encoding tyrosine-type recombinase/integrase — MLTDTKIAAIKPPASGQREYPDHKVTGLRLRVGSGGKKTWTLRRRLGAKVINRKVGTYPQMKLAAARDKAEGMIEALEASGSTEGLDRTFGQVAEHWLETVAKPKNRNAPEQERQLELHVLPHWRDRKITTIKRADARDLFDGLEGKVLPNRILALVRTIFRHALRRDWLEASPIEGIEKPKAERPRDRVLDMPEIAAVWRAGALLGYPMGPWLQTLLLTAQRRAEVAGMRWTDLDLEAGTWTLTADSTKASRAHLVPLSPAVIAIIKAQPQLGDYVFTTTGETPISGFAKAKTRLDKYLASRGEELKPWRFHDLRRTAATHMVRLGIAETTVSRVLNHALQGVTAQVYALHSYAPEKRHALDAWASEVERALGIATGDNVVQING; from the coding sequence ATGCTGACTGACACGAAAATTGCTGCGATCAAGCCCCCTGCCAGCGGGCAGCGCGAATATCCCGATCACAAAGTGACTGGCCTTCGCCTTCGTGTTGGCAGTGGCGGAAAGAAGACATGGACCCTGCGCAGGCGTTTGGGGGCGAAGGTTATCAATCGCAAGGTTGGCACCTATCCTCAAATGAAGCTGGCAGCGGCGCGCGATAAAGCCGAGGGCATGATTGAGGCGCTAGAGGCTAGTGGCAGCACGGAAGGGCTGGACCGGACATTCGGGCAGGTTGCCGAGCACTGGCTTGAGACCGTTGCGAAGCCCAAAAACCGGAACGCGCCAGAGCAAGAGCGCCAGCTCGAATTGCACGTCCTGCCTCACTGGCGGGACCGCAAGATCACCACAATCAAACGCGCCGATGCAAGGGATCTATTCGACGGACTGGAAGGCAAGGTTTTGCCGAACCGCATACTTGCTCTTGTGAGGACCATTTTCCGCCATGCCTTGCGCCGCGATTGGCTGGAAGCATCGCCTATTGAGGGCATCGAGAAACCCAAAGCGGAGCGCCCGCGCGACAGGGTGCTGGATATGCCCGAAATCGCCGCTGTGTGGCGCGCTGGGGCGCTTCTAGGCTATCCGATGGGGCCGTGGCTTCAAACGTTGCTCCTGACCGCTCAGCGGCGCGCTGAGGTTGCAGGGATGCGGTGGACTGACCTCGACCTAGAGGCGGGAACGTGGACCCTCACAGCGGACAGCACAAAAGCAAGCCGCGCTCACCTTGTCCCGTTATCGCCAGCGGTGATTGCGATAATCAAAGCGCAGCCGCAGCTTGGCGATTACGTTTTTACCACGACCGGCGAAACGCCGATAAGCGGTTTTGCCAAGGCGAAGACACGTCTTGACAAATATCTCGCTAGCCGAGGCGAAGAATTGAAGCCGTGGCGCTTTCACGATCTACGCAGGACAGCGGCAACGCACATGGTGCGGCTTGGCATTGCCGAGACCACCGTCTCCCGCGTCCTCAATCACGCGTTGCAGGGTGTGACTGCGCAGGTTTACGCTTTGCATTCCTACGCGCCGGAAAAGCGCCATGCGCTCGATGCGTGGGCATCGGAAGTCGAAAGAGCGCTTGGTATAGCGACCGGCGACAATGTGGTGCAGATCAATGGATGA
- a CDS encoding M48 family metallopeptidase, with protein sequence MALLAVAAPSAAIARDQSDWQALQVQDLRLARVADRIMVANANLCRNQMPITGMILHSADQYPSANYDERFANGPLAIAAVSPDSPAFAAGLRGGDTIIAINSSPIADLPRPEIGNLREAGFNLLAQQNPTSPLSVQVMRADGTHDIVIQPEAGCRSLVEISIGEGSRARSDGRVIQIRYDFAEQMTDDELAAIFAHELAHTVLEHRRRKEAAGISVGVLGELGRNQRANREAEVEADRLSVHLLANAGYDPTIAPAFWRTGIGRDLSSGIMGSWIYPSTGARADLIEREITMFLPNLRGPSWPGHLLALRDRSFSRD encoded by the coding sequence ATGGCTTTACTTGCCGTTGCAGCGCCGAGTGCAGCGATCGCGCGCGACCAGTCCGATTGGCAGGCGCTACAGGTGCAGGACTTGCGTCTCGCCCGCGTTGCGGATCGCATCATGGTCGCGAATGCCAATTTGTGCCGCAACCAGATGCCAATCACCGGGATGATCCTGCACAGCGCGGACCAATATCCTTCGGCAAACTATGATGAGCGCTTCGCGAACGGCCCGCTGGCGATTGCCGCGGTGTCACCGGATTCCCCCGCCTTTGCAGCGGGTCTGCGAGGGGGTGACACTATCATCGCGATCAACAGCTCACCCATTGCGGACTTGCCCCGCCCGGAAATTGGCAATTTGCGCGAGGCAGGCTTCAATTTGCTCGCCCAGCAAAATCCGACCAGCCCGCTCAGCGTGCAAGTGATGCGTGCAGATGGTACTCACGACATCGTTATTCAGCCCGAAGCAGGATGCAGGAGCCTGGTCGAGATTTCGATCGGGGAAGGGTCAAGAGCACGCAGCGATGGGCGGGTGATCCAGATACGTTACGACTTTGCTGAGCAGATGACAGACGATGAACTGGCGGCAATCTTCGCGCACGAGCTCGCACATACAGTCCTCGAGCACCGCCGGCGCAAGGAGGCCGCCGGGATTTCGGTCGGAGTGCTCGGCGAATTGGGCCGAAACCAGCGCGCAAATCGGGAGGCCGAGGTGGAGGCGGACAGGCTTTCGGTCCATCTGCTTGCGAACGCCGGTTATGATCCCACGATTGCCCCCGCCTTTTGGCGCACCGGCATCGGACGCGACCTGAGCAGTGGCATCATGGGGAGCTGGATTTATCCGTCAACGGGTGCGCGGGCCGACCTGATCGAGCGGGAAATCACCATGTTCCTCCCCAATCTGCGCGGGCCGAGCTGGCCGGGCCATTTGCTCGCTCTGCGTGATCGCAGCTTCAGCCGCGACTGA
- a CDS encoding flavin reductase family protein has translation MDAVGKSEMELTDSFREAMRHVAATVYAVTTIHDGQPYGILATAVSSLSFSPPSLLACINRGASLHEPITHAQRFCINVLGLSNRDVAEHFMIPEADRFSVGDWQEQHGVPVLTSAQSSLICTVADRHVFGTHTIFVGELIAASHRQDATPLTYFDRNYIDISEAPEKARRD, from the coding sequence ATGGATGCTGTAGGAAAGAGCGAGATGGAGCTTACCGATTCATTTCGCGAGGCGATGCGCCATGTCGCCGCCACGGTCTACGCCGTCACTACCATTCATGATGGCCAGCCCTATGGCATCCTGGCGACGGCTGTGAGCTCGCTGAGTTTCTCCCCGCCATCGCTGCTCGCCTGTATCAACCGCGGTGCTTCGCTGCATGAGCCGATTACGCACGCGCAGCGCTTCTGCATCAATGTGCTCGGCCTTTCCAATCGCGATGTGGCGGAGCACTTCATGATTCCCGAAGCGGACCGATTTTCGGTTGGGGACTGGCAGGAACAGCACGGCGTTCCCGTCCTGACCAGTGCGCAATCGAGCCTCATCTGCACGGTCGCGGATCGGCATGTCTTCGGCACTCATACAATCTTTGTCGGTGAGCTGATTGCCGCCAGCCATCGCCAGGACGCCACGCCGCTGACCTATTTCGATCGCAATTATATCGACATCAGCGAAGCGCCGGAGAAGGCGCGCAGGGATTGA
- the ribB gene encoding 3,4-dihydroxy-2-butanone-4-phosphate synthase → MSDQTIEKVRQLIADGKMTRAGLARAAGLHANTLRDCAEEGWNPTSDTLGKLDRFLEENDDTPVLVGIEEIIDEARNGRMYILVDDEDRENEGDLIIPAQMATPAAINFMATHGRGLICLSLDRARVDALGLEPMSRNNKESMQTAFTISIEAKEGVTTGISAADRARTVSVAIDSTKGPDDIVTPGHVFPLTARDGGVLVRAGHTEAAVDISRLAGLNPSGVICEIMNEDGSMARLDDLITFARKHGLKIGTIRDLIAYRMRNDHLVERGDERAFESDYGGQWRMITYRNTVSNNEAYVLQKGHVSPDEPTLARVHPISVFDDVLGEPGPRKRTLQRAMQAVGEHGSGVIVILTGRVGSSKNWTSEDELRNVGIGSQILADLGVHDMILLTNSQPNVVAIEGYGLNIVGHHPIPE, encoded by the coding sequence ATGAGTGATCAAACTATCGAAAAAGTTCGTCAGTTAATTGCCGATGGCAAAATGACCCGCGCCGGTCTTGCCCGGGCCGCAGGACTCCACGCCAATACCTTGCGCGATTGCGCCGAAGAGGGCTGGAACCCGACAAGCGACACGTTGGGGAAGCTCGACCGGTTCCTCGAAGAGAATGATGACACGCCCGTGCTCGTCGGGATTGAAGAAATCATCGACGAGGCCCGGAATGGCCGCATGTATATCCTTGTCGATGACGAGGACCGCGAGAACGAAGGCGATCTCATCATTCCTGCGCAAATGGCCACTCCTGCAGCGATTAACTTCATGGCGACCCACGGTCGCGGCCTGATCTGCCTCTCGCTCGATCGCGCCCGCGTGGATGCGCTCGGCCTTGAGCCGATGAGCCGCAACAACAAGGAAAGCATGCAGACCGCCTTCACTATTTCGATCGAGGCGAAGGAAGGCGTAACCACCGGCATTTCCGCCGCCGATCGCGCACGCACCGTATCGGTCGCGATCGACAGCACCAAAGGGCCTGACGACATCGTGACGCCGGGTCATGTTTTCCCGCTGACCGCGCGCGACGGCGGCGTGCTGGTACGCGCCGGCCATACCGAAGCGGCAGTCGACATTTCCCGCCTCGCCGGCCTCAATCCCTCCGGCGTGATCTGCGAGATCATGAATGAAGACGGCTCGATGGCTCGCCTCGACGACCTCATCACATTCGCCCGCAAGCATGGCCTCAAGATCGGCACGATCCGCGACTTAATCGCCTATCGCATGCGCAACGATCACCTTGTCGAGCGCGGCGACGAACGCGCTTTCGAGAGCGATTATGGCGGACAGTGGCGCATGATCACCTATCGCAATACGGTCTCCAATAATGAGGCCTACGTGCTGCAGAAGGGGCATGTGTCGCCGGACGAACCCACCCTCGCCCGCGTCCATCCGATCTCGGTTTTCGACGACGTGCTGGGTGAACCCGGCCCACGCAAACGCACTTTGCAGCGCGCCATGCAGGCGGTCGGCGAACATGGATCTGGCGTGATCGTGATCCTCACCGGCCGCGTCGGCTCAAGCAAAAACTGGACCTCGGAAGACGAGCTGCGCAATGTCGGTATCGGCTCGCAGATCCTTGCTGACCTGGGCGTGCACGACATGATCCTGCTCACCAATTCCCAGCCCAATGTTGTCGCAATCGAGGGCTATGGCCTCAACATTGTCGGCCACCACCCCATCCCGGAGTAA
- the ribH gene encoding 6,7-dimethyl-8-ribityllumazine synthase produces MAHFLIVEARFYSHLNDMLIEGAKGALEAAGHSADVITVPGALEVPGAIAMAAESDRYDGFVAIGVVIRGETYHFEIVAGESARAIMALTMDGIAIGNGILTTENEEQAIVRADPAQKNKGGEAAVAAMRLLELRDQFG; encoded by the coding sequence ATGGCCCACTTCCTGATCGTCGAAGCGCGTTTTTACAGCCACCTCAATGACATGCTGATCGAGGGCGCGAAAGGCGCTCTAGAAGCGGCAGGCCATTCCGCCGATGTCATCACGGTGCCTGGAGCGCTCGAGGTGCCCGGCGCGATAGCCATGGCTGCGGAGAGCGACCGCTATGACGGCTTCGTTGCCATTGGCGTAGTCATCCGCGGGGAAACCTACCATTTCGAAATCGTCGCCGGGGAAAGTGCCCGCGCGATCATGGCGCTGACGATGGACGGCATCGCGATCGGCAACGGTATCCTCACAACCGAGAACGAAGAGCAGGCTATCGTCCGCGCCGATCCTGCGCAGAAAAACAAGGGCGGCGAAGCAGCCGTGGCCGCTATGCGCTTGCTTGAGCTGCGCGATCAGTTCGGCTGA
- the eno gene encoding phosphopyruvate hydratase, with the protein MTAIIDIHGREILDSRGNPTVEVDILLEDGSMGRAAVPSGASTGAHEAVELRDGDKDRYLGKGVTKAVASVNGPLADLLLGLDAEDQRDIDMAMLALDGTSNKGKLGANAILGVSMAAAKAAAAARGMPLWAYIGGVSAHVLPVPMMNIVNGGEHADNPIDVQEFMVMPVGASSLAEAVRWGSEIFHTLKKGLSEKGLATSVGDEGGFAPNLAGTRDALDFIMASVEKAGFKPGDDVVLALDCAATEFFRDGKYEISGEGLSLSPTEMAEYLAKLCDDYPILSIEDGMGEDDFEGWKAITDMVGDKVQLVGDDLFVTNPDRLRMGIDKGLANSLLVKVNQIGTLTETLEAVDIAHRAGYTSVMSHRSGETEDATIADLAVATNCGQIKTGSLARSDRLAKYNQLIRIEEELGDSAHYAGRACFGKLAGA; encoded by the coding sequence ATGACTGCCATTATCGACATTCACGGACGCGAAATCCTCGATTCACGCGGCAATCCGACGGTTGAAGTCGATATCCTTCTTGAAGATGGCAGCATGGGCCGCGCGGCGGTTCCCTCCGGTGCCTCGACAGGCGCGCATGAAGCCGTGGAATTGCGCGATGGCGACAAGGATCGCTACCTCGGCAAGGGCGTGACCAAGGCGGTCGCATCGGTGAATGGCCCGCTCGCAGATTTGCTGCTGGGGCTCGATGCCGAAGACCAGCGCGATATCGACATGGCGATGCTCGCGCTCGACGGCACGTCCAACAAGGGCAAGCTTGGCGCGAATGCCATTCTCGGCGTCAGCATGGCGGCGGCGAAAGCTGCGGCGGCTGCGCGCGGGATGCCGCTTTGGGCCTATATCGGCGGCGTTTCGGCGCATGTCTTGCCGGTTCCAATGATGAACATCGTCAATGGCGGTGAACATGCCGATAATCCCATCGACGTGCAGGAATTCATGGTGATGCCCGTCGGCGCATCCTCGCTGGCAGAAGCGGTGCGCTGGGGCAGCGAGATCTTCCACACGCTGAAGAAGGGTCTCTCAGAAAAGGGGCTCGCCACTTCTGTGGGCGATGAAGGCGGCTTTGCGCCGAACCTCGCAGGCACGCGCGACGCGCTCGACTTCATCATGGCGTCGGTAGAGAAGGCCGGTTTCAAGCCGGGTGACGATGTGGTGCTGGCGTTGGACTGCGCAGCGACCGAATTCTTCCGCGACGGCAAGTATGAGATCTCGGGCGAAGGTCTCTCGCTCTCGCCGACCGAAATGGCCGAATACCTCGCCAAGCTGTGCGATGATTACCCCATCCTCTCGATCGAAGACGGCATGGGTGAAGACGACTTCGAAGGCTGGAAAGCCATCACCGACATGGTCGGAGACAAGGTGCAGCTGGTGGGGGATGATCTTTTCGTCACCAATCCCGATCGCCTGCGCATGGGCATCGACAAGGGCCTAGCCAATTCGCTGCTAGTGAAGGTCAACCAGATCGGCACGCTGACGGAAACGCTGGAAGCCGTCGATATCGCTCACCGTGCTGGCTACACCAGTGTGATGAGCCACCGTTCGGGCGAGACCGAGGATGCGACGATTGCGGACCTCGCGGTCGCGACCAATTGCGGCCAGATCAAAACCGGTTCGCTGGCGCGGTCGGACCGGCTTGCGAAATACAACCAGCTGATCCGGATCGAGGAAGAGCTGGGCGATAGCGCACATTACGCGGGCCGGGCGTGCTTCGGGAAGCTGGCCGGCGCCTGA